Proteins encoded together in one Ipomoea triloba cultivar NCNSP0323 chromosome 4, ASM357664v1 window:
- the LOC116015172 gene encoding aldose 1-epimerase-like, which translates to MSNISAPLFLCFLTFALVSGQDNKFYVIKKGDFSVKLTNYGARVASLILPDKNGKLTDIVLGYDTVMEYEQDDEPNFGAIVGRVANRIGGAQFTLNGIRYKLNANDGNNTLHGGKKGFSRVTWKVKKHEESYITFTYYSRDGDQGFPGDVIAYVTYTIKENPYKLIVKMNAKALNKPTPVNLAQHNYWNLGGHDSGDILSEKLQIFASHITPVDSNLIPTGQILPINNTAFDFLQPRQVGTQLAKLPKGSGGFDINYAVDGYDDVGARKKKTVAEVYDERTGIGMEIKATAPGVQLYTANHLQNMKGKGGAVYQSHAALCLETQGFPDAVNHPNFPSTIVTPQRPYNHTLHITFKVHKFKAV; encoded by the exons ATGTCCAATATTTCTGCTCCATTGTTCTTGTGCTTCTTAACTTTTGCACTTGTGAGTGGGCAGGATAACAAGTTCTACGTGATCAAGAAAGGAGATTTCTCCGTCAAGCTCACCAACTATGGCGCTAGAGTGGCATCACTCATCCTTCCTGACAAGAACG GGAAGCTGACAGATATTGTTCTTGGGTACGACACGGTCATGGAGTACGAG CAAGATGATGAACCAAATTTTGGGGCTATTGTCGGAAGGGTGGCCAACAGGATCGGTGGGGCTCAGTTCACTCTGAATGGAATTCGCTACAAGCTTAATGCTAACGATGGAAACAACACACTTCATG GTGGCAAAAAAGGATTTAGTAGGGTTACTTGGAAGGTTAAGAAGCACGAGGAAAGTTACATCACCTTCACTTACTATAGTCGCGATGGTGACCAag GATTCCCCGGAGACGTAATCGCCTACGTAACATATACGATAAAGGAAAACCCATACAAGCTGATAGTgaaaatgaatgcaaaagctcTAAACAAGCCCACTCCAGTGAACCTGGCTCAACACAACTACTGGAACCTCGGAGGCCACGACAGCGGCGATATATTATCGGAAAAGCTTCAGATATTCGCATCCCATATCACCCCTGTCGACTCCAACCTCATTCCCACAGGCCAAATCCTGCCCATCAACAACACGGCTTTCGATTTTCTCCAACCGCGCCAAGTTGGGACCCAACTGGCTAAACTTCCCAAGGGGTCGGGTGGGTTCGACATCAACTACGCTGTTGACGGCTACGATGATGTCGGGGCGAGGAAGAAGAAGACGGTGGCGGAGGTGTACGATGAGAGGACCGGGATTGGGATGGAGATTAAGGCAACCGCGCCCGGGGTGCAGTTGTATACGGCTAACCACTTGCAG AATATGAAGGGGAAAGGAGGCGCTGTGTATCAGTCGCATGCGGCATTGTGTTTGGAGACTCAGGGATTCCCAGATGCGGTGAATCACCCCAACTTCCCCTCCACCATTGTTACTCCACAACGGCCCTACAATCATACGTTGCACATTACTTTCAAAGTCCACAAGTTTAAGGCTGTTTAA